Proteins found in one Paenibacillus sp. FSL R10-2782 genomic segment:
- a CDS encoding MurR/RpiR family transcriptional regulator — protein MEMNDRINTYFPSLTKSEQKVALCVLERPADIIYFSVTELADFAGTGETTVMRFCRKIGFKGYQDFRLSLAQNQTHRKTDTDGENTDPDNEHDITHMVYHNMLDILHSSMGLLDRSELGRAITCLDQAGYVQFFGVGASGISAQDAKNRFLRIGRRAEAVTDGHIQSMMAVSMKPGDVAIGISVSGSTLDTNDMLHKAKQNGATIIAITNYAKSPITSIADIVLLTAGKEAPMEGGSIGAKISQLFVIDLICEGLARKHRSHTKQMKEKTARAVIERSY, from the coding sequence ATGGAGATGAACGACCGAATTAATACGTACTTTCCTTCATTAACCAAATCGGAGCAAAAGGTTGCTTTGTGCGTACTGGAGCGCCCGGCAGATATCATATATTTTTCCGTGACAGAGTTAGCTGATTTTGCAGGTACAGGTGAGACGACCGTCATGCGCTTTTGCCGAAAAATCGGGTTTAAAGGCTATCAGGATTTCCGACTGTCCTTGGCGCAAAACCAGACTCATCGCAAAACCGATACGGATGGGGAAAACACCGACCCGGATAACGAACATGATATTACCCACATGGTGTATCACAATATGCTCGATATTTTGCACTCCAGTATGGGACTGCTGGACCGTTCAGAGCTTGGACGTGCGATAACGTGTCTCGACCAGGCAGGCTATGTTCAATTTTTTGGTGTAGGCGCTTCGGGGATTTCTGCTCAGGATGCCAAAAACCGCTTCTTACGAATCGGGCGGCGCGCCGAAGCCGTGACAGACGGACATATCCAGTCGATGATGGCGGTGTCCATGAAACCCGGAGATGTGGCTATCGGTATCAGTGTATCTGGAAGCACGCTGGATACCAACGACATGCTGCACAAAGCCAAGCAAAACGGCGCGACCATTATCGCGATCACCAATTATGCAAAATCGCCTATCACCTCCATTGCGGATATCGTATTGCTGACCGCAGGCAAGGAAGCACCGATGGAGGGAGGCTCAATTGGAGCTAAAATCTCGCAGCTATTCGTCATTGACCTCATTTGTGAAGGGCTTGCTCGCAAGCATAGGAGTCATACCAAACAGATGAAGGAAAAAACAGCGAGGGCGGTCATTGAACGTAGTTATTGA
- a CDS encoding ROK family protein, translating to MLISFGYKEDTVVADAVNRVIGIDIGGTSVKAAVVEQDGSVLDEIRLDTDASRGRDWVLSRVSEAVEGLKRSLGDPSNSISGGIGIDALGIATAGRVNVESGEVVYATDNLPGWQGTHLITWARENLALRAVADNDANAALLGEAWQGAGRGKQRLVMLTLGTGVGGAYMEHGLLCRGAHWSGGDWGHSILFPKGLPCNCGKNGCAEQYVSGNALLRRGREYTDKQYRSGIEIMKEAAHGHLEALQVLDDYTADLAMLLVNISVTLDPEAIIVGGGVADAGEVWWPLLEKHLQQLGVQTEVNRALLGNRAGIIGAARLAFELTDS from the coding sequence ATGTTGATATCGTTTGGCTACAAGGAGGACACTGTGGTGGCAGATGCTGTGAACAGAGTCATAGGGATCGACATTGGAGGAACATCCGTGAAGGCCGCTGTAGTGGAACAAGATGGTTCGGTGCTGGATGAAATCCGGCTAGATACGGACGCTTCTCGCGGGCGTGATTGGGTACTGTCACGAGTATCCGAAGCTGTGGAAGGACTGAAACGGTCCCTGGGAGACCCCAGCAACAGTATCAGCGGCGGCATCGGTATCGACGCTCTGGGGATCGCCACGGCTGGCAGAGTAAACGTGGAGAGTGGTGAGGTTGTGTACGCCACGGATAATCTCCCCGGCTGGCAAGGCACGCACTTAATAACTTGGGCGAGGGAGAATCTGGCTTTACGTGCTGTTGCCGACAATGATGCGAACGCCGCTTTGCTGGGAGAAGCGTGGCAGGGAGCCGGGAGGGGCAAGCAGCGCTTGGTCATGCTCACCTTGGGAACAGGCGTCGGTGGCGCATATATGGAACATGGCTTGTTGTGCAGAGGGGCTCATTGGAGCGGCGGCGATTGGGGACATAGTATTTTATTCCCAAAAGGTCTTCCTTGCAATTGTGGAAAAAATGGCTGTGCCGAGCAGTATGTATCTGGTAACGCACTGTTACGTAGGGGCAGAGAATACACAGATAAACAGTACCGCTCGGGAATCGAAATCATGAAGGAGGCTGCTCACGGTCACCTGGAGGCGCTTCAGGTACTGGACGATTACACCGCAGATTTAGCCATGCTTCTGGTCAATATCTCGGTCACCCTTGATCCCGAGGCTATTATCGTAGGCGGAGGGGTAGCAGACGCGGGAGAAGTCTGGTGGCCCTTGCTGGAAAAGCATCTCCAACAGCTGGGAGTCCAAACAGAAGTAAACCGGGCGTTATTGGGGAATCGCGCTGGAATCATCGGTGCGGCGCGGCTTGCTTTTGAATTAACGGATTCCTAG